One part of the Ziziphus jujuba cultivar Dongzao chromosome 2, ASM3175591v1 genome encodes these proteins:
- the LOC107418113 gene encoding GRAS family protein RAD1 translates to MAPRHNMLSKIQFFEQGMAESLSNLDLSLSAMAYYPYPYMPILEENDSTMILPFCDEIQNHKRHKRVMSMAESISSNSNSSFYSRGSSGGSNGSSNMSISSCNMCRSNSTSSLNSLPRLQFRDHIWTYTQRYLAAEAVEEAAAAMINREESGTEDRGGTDGMRLVQLLIACAEAVACRDKSHASLLLSELRSNALVFGSSFQRVASCFVQGLADRLAMVNPLGAVGFVSPAMNLMDVGSAKKEEALRLVYEICPHIKFGHFVANSAILEAFEGESYVHVVDLGMTLALPLGHQWRELLQSLANRSGSGGQQQPPRRIRITAVGLCVDRFRIIGDELEAYANSLGMNLEFSVVESNLENLQPKDIKRFEGEVLVVNSILQLHCVVKESRGALNSVLQMVHELSPKVLVLVEQDSSHNGPFFLGRFMEALHYYSAIFDSLDAMLPKYDTRRAKIEQFYFAEEIKNIISCEGPARVERHERVDQWRRRMSRAGFQGSPIKMIAEAKQWLENIKACEGFTIVEEKGCLVLGWKSKPIIAASCWKC, encoded by the coding sequence ATGGCTCCTAGACATAACATGCTGTCAAAAATTCAGTTCTTCGAACAAGGAATGGCCGAAAGTCTGAGCAATCTTGATCTGAGCTTATCAGCCATGGCTTATTATCCATATCCATATATGCCAATACTGGAAGAAAATGATTCTACTATGATTTTACCTTTCTGCGACGAAATCCAGAATCATAAGAGACATAAACGTGTCATGAGCATGGCCGAATCAATATCAAGCAACAGCAACAGCAGTTTTTATAGCCGTGGGAGCAGTGGTGGCAGCAATGGCAGCAGCAACATGAGCATCAGCAGCTGCAACATGTGCCGCAGCAATAGCACAAGCAGTTTGAATAGTTTGCCACGGCTTCAGTTCCGAGATCATATATGGACTTATACTCAAAGGTATCTGGCGGCCGAAGCCGTGGAAGAGGCTGCGGCCGCCATGATCAATAGAGAAGAATCCGGTACAGAAGACAGGGGTGGTACTGATGGTATGAGGCTTGTCCAGCTCCTCATTGCTTGTGCTGAAGCAGTGGCTTGCCGAGACAAGTCTCATGCTTCTCTTCTGCTATCTGAGCTGAGGTCTAATGCTTTGGTGTTTGGCTCGTCGTTCCAACGTGTAGCTTCGTGCTTCGTTCAAGGCTTAGCTGATCGTTTAGCTATGGTTAACCCGCTCGGAGCTGTTGGTTTTGTATCACCTGCAATGAATTTAATGGATGTTGGTTCGGCGAAGAAAGAAGAGGCTTTGCGCCTCGTGTATGAAATTTGTCCACATATTAAGTTTGGTCATTTTGTGGCCAATTCAGCAATATTGGAAGCCTTTGAGGGAGAGAGTTATGTTCATGTGGTGGACTTGGGTATGACACTTGCTTTACCACTTGGACATCAATGGCGTGAGCTTTTACAAAGCCTCGCCAACCGTTCCGGTTCAGGTGGCCAACAACAACCACCTCGCCGGATTCGGATTACAGCTGTTGGACTCTGTGTTGACAGGTTCCGAATCATTGGAGATGAGCTTGAAGCTTATGCAAACAGTTTGGGAATGAATTTGGAATTCTCTGTGGTGGAAAGCAACTTGGAAAACCTCCAGCCGAAAGATATCAAACGGTTTGAAGGTGAAGTTTTGGTTGTCAACAGCATTCTTCAGCTGCATTGTGTGGTGAAAGAGAGTAGAGGAGCTTTGAACTCTGTTCTTCAAATGGTTCATGAACTTTCACCAAAAGTCTTGGTTCTTGTGGAACAAGATTCAAGCCATAATGGACCTTTTTTCCTTGGGAGGTTCATGGAAGCCTTGCATTATTACTCTGCAATATTTGATTCTTTGGATGCAATGCTTCCTAAATATGATACAAGGAGAGCCAAAATAGAGCAGTTTTACTTTGCTGAGGAGATAAAGAATATCATTAGCTGTGAAGGACCAGCAAGGGTGGAGAGGCATGAGAGGGTGGACCAATGGAGGAGAAGGATGAGCAGGGCAGGTTTTCAAGGTTCACCAATCAAGATGATAGCTGAAGCCAAACAATGGCTTGAAAATATCAAGGCCTGTGAGGGTTTCACAATTGTTGAAGAGAAAGGATGTTTGGTTCTTGGTTGGAAATCAAAGCCCATTATAGCTGCTTCTTGCTGGAAATGCTAG
- the LOC107418204 gene encoding uncharacterized protein LOC107418204 isoform X1 translates to MFGRIRASSSSSSLERPPSKILKDDSLSIYESTLMKLKLGSQRSLNSPSNEAGEIDTEESESMQMEANCPSSTKSSQEGLEFVSSPNEEEVMAVDTDCYSPRTKPCYTGCHSMGSSKQHHKRTISVLYLFSKFRNAQNANSSSSVDSIEIEKDYLVSVSPSFGSCSSHSTEQQFEREFVSSLSVGNM, encoded by the exons atgTTTGGGAGGATAAGAgcatcgtcttcttcttcttcgttggAGAGACCGCCTTCCAAGATTCTCAAAGACGATTCTCTCTCCATTTACG aATCCACTCTTATGAAGCTTAAACTTGGTTCTCAACGCAGTTTGAACTCACCCTCGAATGAGGCAGGGGAAATAGATACCGAGGAATCCGAGTCGATGCAGATGGAGGCAAATTGTCCTTCTTCAACTAAGTCTTCACAGGAAGGTCTAGAGTTTGTAAGCTCTCCCAATGAGGAAGAGGTAATGGCAGTAGATACAGATTGTTATTCACCGAGAACCAAACCATGTTATACGGGTTGTCATTCAATGGGGAGCTCAAAACAGCATCACAAAAGGACTATTTCGGTTCTTTACTTGTTTTCTAAATTTAGGAATGCTCAAAATGCTAATAGTTCATCATCAGTGGATTCAATTGAAATAGAGAAAGACTACCTTGTTAGTGTTTCTCCAAGTTTTGGCAGTTGCTCATCTCATAGCACAGAACAACAATTTGAAAGGGAATTTGTCAGTTCTTTATCTGTTGGCAATATGTGA
- the LOC107418204 gene encoding uncharacterized protein LOC107418204 isoform X2, giving the protein MESTLMKLKLGSQRSLNSPSNEAGEIDTEESESMQMEANCPSSTKSSQEGLEFVSSPNEEEVMAVDTDCYSPRTKPCYTGCHSMGSSKQHHKRTISVLYLFSKFRNAQNANSSSSVDSIEIEKDYLVSVSPSFGSCSSHSTEQQFEREFVSSLSVGNM; this is encoded by the exons ATGG aATCCACTCTTATGAAGCTTAAACTTGGTTCTCAACGCAGTTTGAACTCACCCTCGAATGAGGCAGGGGAAATAGATACCGAGGAATCCGAGTCGATGCAGATGGAGGCAAATTGTCCTTCTTCAACTAAGTCTTCACAGGAAGGTCTAGAGTTTGTAAGCTCTCCCAATGAGGAAGAGGTAATGGCAGTAGATACAGATTGTTATTCACCGAGAACCAAACCATGTTATACGGGTTGTCATTCAATGGGGAGCTCAAAACAGCATCACAAAAGGACTATTTCGGTTCTTTACTTGTTTTCTAAATTTAGGAATGCTCAAAATGCTAATAGTTCATCATCAGTGGATTCAATTGAAATAGAGAAAGACTACCTTGTTAGTGTTTCTCCAAGTTTTGGCAGTTGCTCATCTCATAGCACAGAACAACAATTTGAAAGGGAATTTGTCAGTTCTTTATCTGTTGGCAATATGTGA
- the LOC107418203 gene encoding nucleoside diphosphate kinase 2, chloroplastic — protein MEALAVFGGGSPCLSSSITRSSSERICSLSYTHNPTIRYSRHHHHLAAFPSTSHLFSYCLSRPHAKLRTKSRIFLPHLVAALENVEQTYIMVKPDGVQRGLVGEIISRFEKKGFKLTGLKLFQCPRELAEEHYKDLKAKSFFPKLIEYITSGPVVCMAWEGVGVVASARKLIGSTNPLQAEPGTIRGDLAVQTGRNVVHGSDSPENGNREIALWFKEGEIIQWTPTQEPWLIE, from the exons ATGGAGGCTCTGGCGGTGTTTGGAGGAGGAAGTCCATGTCTTTCCTCATCTATTACACGCTCATCTTCTGAGAGAATTTGCAGCTTATCCTACACCCACAACCCCACCATTCGTTATTCTCGACATCACCACCACTTAGCTGCATTCCCTTCTACTTCCCATCTTTTCTCATATTGCCTATCTCGTCCCCATGCCAAACTCCGTACCAAATCCCGTATCTTCCTTCCCCATTTGGTTGCTGCCTTG GAAAATGTTGAACAAACTTATATAATGGTGAAACCAGACGGAGTTCAACGTGGTTTG GTTGGAGAAATAATTTCGAGGTTCGAGAAGAAGGGATTTAAATTGACTGGCTTGAAGCTTTTCCAGTGCCCCAGAGAGTTGGCAGAG GAACATTATAAAGATCTCAAGGCCAAATCATTCTTCCCTAAACTAATTGAGTATATTACATCAGGTCCCGTTGTGTGCATG GCATGGGAAGGTGTTGGTGTTGTGGCATCAGCCCGTAAGCTTATAGGGTCTACAAATCCTCTTCAGGCTGAACCAGGAACTATTAGAGGTGACCTTGCTGTTCAAACAGGAAG GAATGTGGTTCATGGGAGTGACAGCCCTGAGAATGGCAACCGTGAAATAG CTCTCTGGTTCAAGGAGGGTGAAATAATCCAGTGGACTCCTACTCAGGAACCATGGTTAATAGAGTAG